A stretch of DNA from Planctomycetaceae bacterium:
CCTTGTCGTCGGCGATCCCGGTGCCGGGCGCATTCGCCAGAGTCACCCTGCCGGCCCGACAGGCTCGCATCAGACCGGGCACTCCCAGCATGGAGTCCCTTCGAAAGCATTCCGGATCCAGAAAGTCGTCATCCAGCCGACGGTAGATCACGTCAACGCGCTTCGGACCGCGAGTCGTCTTCATGTAGACGGTGTTCACGTCGACGAAGAGATCCGAGCCGGTCACCAGTTCGACGCCCATCTGCTGAGCCAGAAACGAATGCTCGAAATAGGCGGAATTGTAAACTCCCGGAGTCAGCACGACCGCCACGGGCGAATCCACAGGCGGCGCGGTTTCCAGCAGCGTCTGCAGCAGGCGTTCCGGGTAGTCGTCGATCGGAGCAATCGCGGAACCGTAGAAGACCTCCGGCAGGACCCGTTTCATTAACTCCCGGTTTTCCAGCACATAAGACACACCGGACGGGCAGCGAAGGTTGTCTTCGAGAACGTACATCCGGCCGTCGGAGTGCCGAATCAGATCGGTGCCCGTGACGTGAGTCCAGACGCCGCAGCGGGGCGACAGTCCGTGACATTCGGGCCGATACGTCTTCGCCGAAAAGATCAGGCTTTCCGGAACAACACCGTCCTTCAAGATCTCGGCGTTGCCGTAAATGTCGTTCAGGAACAGATTCAGTGCCCGGATCCGCTGCTGCAGACCGGCCTCCACGGTCTGCCATTCCGCCCACGCGATCGCCCGCGGGACGATGTCGAACGGCCAGATTTTTTCCGTACCCTCGTCGTGGCCGTAGACGGCAAACGTCACGCCTTTTTCCAACAACTCCTCGTCGGCATGCCGCTGCCGGTTGACCAGCACATCCAGCGACAGTTCCTTCAGACATTGAGACAACGCGGCGTGCCGCGGCGATCCGTCATCAGCCAGGAGTTCATCGAAGCACAAACCGGATTCCGGCACCTGAGTTTCCTTTCGGCTCCTGACCCGCCACGTGCGCAATTCAACACCAGAGCCGCCTGTTTGATGGGCAGCGATCCTGGAAAAACATCGATCCGGGGCGAATGACGCAACAGGCGTGCCAACGATTCCGCGCGACGAATTTATCCAAAACCAAACTGGCTGAACAGCCACGAGTTGCACGACGATACGAACAAGCTCGCATTCTGAGGCTGCCGCGCGCCACGTGGAAACGATGGTTCCGTTAACTGACGTCAACAGTTCCCCGGCCATCAAACGCGCGAAGCCGGTGGGATGCGTTCTGCCGGGTCGAACACGCCAAACGTCGCCTGACATCGATCCTCCACCACGCAACGGTTCGCAGCGTCCTTCACGGTCTCGCAGGAATTTCCTACAGTGTCCAGTGATGGTGGCAGGCAGATCCGTGAGACATTTCGGGGTTCCGCCACGCACGCGTTCGAGACAGGCAGCAAAGAGGTTCAGCGTTGGCTCAAAAGCTCATCATTGATGCGGATCCGGGAATCGTCGATGCGCTGGCGGTACTGGTTGCCATGGCGGACCCGTCGGTCGATCTGCTGGCGGTAACGGCAACGGCGGGAAGTGTTTCGGGCATCCAGGCGACTCGCAACCTGCAGTACCTCGTTGAACTCGTTGATCCCGTGCGGCATCCTCGCGTGGGGCAGTCCGACATCAAGGTGGCGTTTGGAGCCGATTCCGGCAGTGGAGTGGCCAATCAACACGCCGTCAACGGTGCTCTGGGACTCGGCGATCTGGAGTTTCAGGTGCCTGATCTGCACAACCGTCGCGAGTCGGCCAAGGTCATCGTAGACATCGTTCGCGAGTACCCCCGCGAGGTGAAAATCCTGACGCTCGGGCCTTTGAACAACCTGCTGATGGCCTACGATCTGGAGCCGCAGCTTCCGGAACTGTTAGCGGGAGTTGTCGCGATGGGCGGCTGCGTGACGTTCGGCGGTGACGTCACCGCAGCAGCGGAATTCAATATCTGGGCCGACCCGGAAGCCGCCCGCAGCGTATTTCGCCTGCCTCTGCACCGAATGCTGGTGCCGCTCGATATCCGCTCACCGCCGGTATTGACGTTTGAAGACGTCGAGTTGCTGACGGAATTTATCAACGGAACGGCGTCCGGGACTGCCGTCGCTTCGATGCTGCAGTTTTCCGTGCGATCTCATCACCAGCATATGGGACTGGAGGGGATTCCGCTGAACAGCGTGGCCGCTCTGGCGGTGGCTGCCAAAGCCGAACGATTCACCGCGGAAGCAGCTCTTGTCGACGTGGAGACGTCCGGCGAATTGACGCGCGGCATGACCGTCTTTGACCGCCGACGCGTGGCCCTGACGCAAACCAACGTCGACGTGGTCACGTCCGTCGATGCTCCCGGAATCATCGACTACTTCTCCCGCAGCATCCGGCGAGTCACCGGATAGAACCTGGCACGCAGATGACTCAACAAGGTGTCCCTGTCGTCTGCAGCTTCGAAAGCCGCCGTGCTGATGTCATGGGCGACATGATCCGGCGGTTCGGTGGTCAACCGATGGTAGCTCCGTCGATGAAGGAACTGCCGATCGATGACAACCCCGAAGGCGTCGCGGCCCTGAACCGACTGCTGTCCGGTGAACTCGACTTCCTGATCCTGCTGACAGGAGTCGGCATCGAAGCCATGCTGCAGCTTGCGGAGTCCCAAAACGTCCAGGACCAGTTGCTTCAGGCGATGAGCCGCCTGCCCCTGCTGACTCGCGGCCCGAAACCGGACGCCGTGCTGCAGCGACTCGGCCTGAAGCCAGCCGTCCGGGCCGCCGCGCCCAATACGTCGGATGATCTGCTTGAGGCGATCAGCATTGAAGGTATCACTCTGCGCGGTACGACCGTGGGTGTTCAGGAATACGGCCAGCCGAATCCCGAGCTGTACGCCGCGCTGGAAGAACGCGGGGCGTCCGTCGTCCCGATTCCCGTCTATCGCTGGGCTCTGCCGGACAACACAGAGCCGCTGAAACGGGCAATTCGGTCCGTGGCCGCCGGCGATGTCGACGTACTGCTGTTCACGAGTGCTCAGCAGGTACGACACGTGTTGCAGGTCGCCGACCGATTGTCATTGTCCGGACAATTCCGCGAACGTGCCTCCGCGATACTGACCGCTTCGATCGGTCCGACGTGTTCAGACGCGATCCGTGACGCCGGCCTGCCCGTCCATCTGGAAGCCATGCCGCCGAAGATGGGAGTGCTGGTTCGAGCCGCGCTGCTGGCGTTTCGTGATCGTTGTGATGGAGATTCCCCATAGCGCCGCGGACGCCCGGGCGGTCAGCCGACAGCGGTCGACCGAATGATCGAACCAAGGGCGCGAGTCGGCGGAATCGGCGGAAATTTGACCTCGTTTTGTGTTGAATCTACGATCCTGTAACGTCGAAATAGTCGGCACAGTAGTGGAGTTTTCAAAGGGGCTAACGACATGCCGATCGTCGCGGAATGCTACGACTGCGGGAAACAATATCGCTTCGGGGACGAACGTGCCGGCAGCCGTTTGCCGTGCAAAGCCTGCGGAGGAACGATTGATGTTCCCGGAAAAAAACGCAGTCGCCAGCCGTCGACGACTCGAGCGCTGCCGCCGGCGATGGGCAGCGGATCGCGGACACGCACAAGATCAACTTCCTCCAGGACACCGATCATCATCGCCGCCGTGGCCGCTGGCATTCTGGTCGGAGGCGGCGGACTGGCGATGATGGCTGTCACGCTGTTCAACGACGCCGACACTTCGAACAGCGTGGCCGCAAACCCTGCTGGCGACGCGGGCTCGAGCGATGCCAACACAATCACTCCCGCCGATCTGACCGACAAAGAAAAGGCGGAACGCGAAGCGCTGTACCAGGAAAACCTGGCAAGGCAGCGGCTGGCCAACAGCAAAGTCGAACGCGAAAGCCTGGCTCGCCAATACGGCGAGGACAAAGTCGTCACGGTCGTGTTCACCGATGTTGTGGGGGACTCACTGGCCGCCAACAAATATCTGAACCGCAAGGTCTTTCGAGCGGCGTACAAGGATTATCAGGCCGGACAGGAACGGGCCGATCAACAGACCGAACAAAATAAGAAAGCCGCCGAACAGCAGGCGCTGGCTCAGCATCAGCAGAACTGGGGAGGATTCGGGCCGACGTTGGTCACCTACCGCTATCAGCGAGTGCGTTCCGACGTCCCCTACCCCAGCATCGTGACCGTGGGACGTGTCGGCAACACTTACACGTTCCACGCCGCCCCTGCGCTCAACCCGCGGGAATTCGCGGAGCGGCTGGGAGTCGGCAACGTGTCGAATGTTCAGGGCCGCGAAGTCAGGATTCAGGCTTTGCTGCCAACGCCCATCCCGGACCCGGATGTCGAAGAACTGGCTCTCGAATACGGACTCAGCAACGTCTACAAAATCAGCGTCCAGGCAGCCAGCGGGGAACCGGATCGCGTGCAGCTTTACCTGGAAAATGAAACGACACCACTGGGACTGGACGGAAAACGGCTTTCGATCGCGGGCATGAAGGCACTTGGCAGCGGGGCTTACGAATTCAGCGCCGGGCCGATTCCTGACCCGCAGGTGTTCGGCGAAAGGATTACCTGGGGCAGCGTGCAGTCGATCAGCGCCGGGGACCGAATCATCAGCGTTCAGGCGAGTCTGCCGGAGAATCTTCCCAGCAAGGAGGAACTCGATGCTGTCAAGAAGAAGCAGAAGGAACTGGATGACGCCATTCGCAAGGCGGACTGGGAACATCGGCCGCGGCCGAACGAAAGCGAGCTGGATTGGGCGGTTCGTGTCATCACCAACAATGACAGCTTTGCAGCGGAAAAAGCGTACAAGGCCCTGGCGATCATGG
This window harbors:
- a CDS encoding uroporphyrinogen-III synthase, translating into MTQQGVPVVCSFESRRADVMGDMIRRFGGQPMVAPSMKELPIDDNPEGVAALNRLLSGELDFLILLTGVGIEAMLQLAESQNVQDQLLQAMSRLPLLTRGPKPDAVLQRLGLKPAVRAAAPNTSDDLLEAISIEGITLRGTTVGVQEYGQPNPELYAALEERGASVVPIPVYRWALPDNTEPLKRAIRSVAAGDVDVLLFTSAQQVRHVLQVADRLSLSGQFRERASAILTASIGPTCSDAIRDAGLPVHLEAMPPKMGVLVRAALLAFRDRCDGDSP
- a CDS encoding circularly permuted type 2 ATP-grasp protein translates to MPESGLCFDELLADDGSPRHAALSQCLKELSLDVLVNRQRHADEELLEKGVTFAVYGHDEGTEKIWPFDIVPRAIAWAEWQTVEAGLQQRIRALNLFLNDIYGNAEILKDGVVPESLIFSAKTYRPECHGLSPRCGVWTHVTGTDLIRHSDGRMYVLEDNLRCPSGVSYVLENRELMKRVLPEVFYGSAIAPIDDYPERLLQTLLETAPPVDSPVAVVLTPGVYNSAYFEHSFLAQQMGVELVTGSDLFVDVNTVYMKTTRGPKRVDVIYRRLDDDFLDPECFRRDSMLGVPGLMRACRAGRVTLANAPGTGIADDKAVYAYVPQIIKYYLNEEIILPNVPTWLCSDPEQRAYVLDHLDELVVKPTNESGGYGILMGPQASAEERQKCAEQIEADARNFIAQPMLQLSTVPTVIGGKLSPRRVDLRPFILYGEDVFVLPGGLTRVALKEGSMIVNSSQGGGSKDTWILYDNAG
- a CDS encoding nucleoside hydrolase, whose amino-acid sequence is MAQKLIIDADPGIVDALAVLVAMADPSVDLLAVTATAGSVSGIQATRNLQYLVELVDPVRHPRVGQSDIKVAFGADSGSGVANQHAVNGALGLGDLEFQVPDLHNRRESAKVIVDIVREYPREVKILTLGPLNNLLMAYDLEPQLPELLAGVVAMGGCVTFGGDVTAAAEFNIWADPEAARSVFRLPLHRMLVPLDIRSPPVLTFEDVELLTEFINGTASGTAVASMLQFSVRSHHQHMGLEGIPLNSVAALAVAAKAERFTAEAALVDVETSGELTRGMTVFDRRRVALTQTNVDVVTSVDAPGIIDYFSRSIRRVTG